The following coding sequences lie in one beta proteobacterium CB genomic window:
- a CDS encoding D-lactate dehydrogenase (Cytochrome), whose translation MIPMNMVTPPPELAAITALQSKLVSALRPILPEHALLWEPEDTIPYECDGLAAYRRMPLAVALPETEEQVAQILKICFEMQVPIVPRGSGTGLSGGAMPISQGLVLSLAKLKKIISIDPFTRTAVVQPGVRNLAISEAVAHLGLYYAPDPSSQIACSIGGNVNENSGGVHCLKYGLTLHNVLKVRGILMNGEIVEFGSLAPDSPGLDLLAIVMGSEGMLAVVTEVTVKLIAKPKLARVIMASFDDIEKGADAVAAIIAAGIIPAGLEMMDKATTRAVEEFVHAGYDLEAETILLCESDGTPEEVAEEIERMTKVLEQAGASGIQISQNEAERLKFWSGRKNAFPAAGRLAPDYYCMDGTIPRRNIGTLLRRIQGMEKKYGLACLNVFHAGDGNMHPLILFNGADQEEWHRAEEFGTEILEACVELDGTITGEHGVGIEKINSMCVQFGEGERESFWGVKAAFDPERLLNPDKAIPTLNRCAEYGRMRISGGNLPHPELERF comes from the coding sequence ATGATTCCTATGAATATGGTGACCCCACCCCCCGAACTCGCGGCTATTACCGCCCTTCAATCCAAATTGGTGTCGGCCCTGCGCCCCATCCTCCCAGAGCATGCCTTGCTATGGGAACCTGAAGACACGATCCCCTATGAATGTGACGGCCTGGCAGCCTATCGACGCATGCCCTTGGCAGTTGCCCTGCCGGAGACCGAGGAGCAGGTTGCCCAGATTCTGAAGATTTGCTTTGAAATGCAGGTGCCTATCGTTCCGCGCGGATCCGGCACTGGCTTATCCGGTGGCGCCATGCCTATTTCGCAGGGTTTAGTGCTCTCATTAGCCAAGCTTAAAAAGATCATCAGTATTGACCCTTTCACCAGAACTGCAGTTGTACAGCCAGGAGTTCGAAATTTAGCTATCTCTGAAGCAGTTGCCCATCTTGGGCTGTATTACGCTCCAGATCCCTCTTCACAGATTGCCTGCTCGATTGGCGGCAATGTAAATGAAAATTCTGGCGGTGTGCACTGCCTCAAATATGGCCTGACACTTCACAACGTATTGAAAGTTCGCGGCATTTTGATGAACGGTGAAATCGTGGAATTTGGTAGCCTTGCACCAGACTCTCCGGGACTCGATTTATTGGCTATCGTAATGGGCAGTGAAGGCATGCTTGCGGTAGTCACTGAAGTTACTGTGAAGTTAATTGCAAAGCCGAAATTGGCACGCGTCATCATGGCAAGTTTTGATGATATTGAAAAAGGTGCTGATGCAGTTGCCGCCATCATCGCTGCAGGAATCATTCCTGCTGGACTGGAAATGATGGATAAAGCCACTACTCGTGCAGTAGAAGAATTTGTTCATGCGGGCTATGACCTTGAAGCCGAGACCATTCTCCTTTGCGAATCCGATGGCACACCTGAAGAGGTTGCAGAAGAAATTGAGCGCATGACTAAAGTGCTCGAACAAGCAGGTGCTAGTGGCATTCAGATTTCTCAGAATGAAGCAGAGCGTCTGAAATTTTGGAGTGGTCGTAAAAATGCATTCCCTGCAGCTGGACGCTTAGCACCCGACTACTACTGTATGGATGGCACCATTCCTCGCAGAAATATTGGCACTCTACTTAGACGTATTCAGGGTATGGAGAAGAAGTATGGTCTTGCTTGCTTAAACGTATTTCATGCTGGTGATGGGAATATGCATCCACTCATTTTATTTAACGGTGCCGATCAAGAAGAGTGGCACCGCGCTGAAGAATTCGGTACTGAAATTTTAGAAGCCTGTGTTGAGCTCGATGGGACGATTACCGGTGAGCATGGCGTGGGGATTGAAAAGATCAATTCGATGTGTGTTCAATTCGGCGAAGGTGAACGTGAATCTTTCTGGGGCGTTAAGGCGGCATTTGATCCCGAGCGATTATTAAATCCCGATAAGGCTATCCCCACACTAAATCGCTGCGCTGAATATGGTCGTATGCGCATTAGTGGCGGCAACCTACCGCACCCAGAGTTGGAGCGCTTCTAA
- a CDS encoding FAD linked oxidase domain-containing protein: MPTTNNMHIDLFREQILAAAKDKTPLSIEGGGTKSWYGNPNSYPKLDTRPYSGILEYQPEELVITACAGTPLKEIEAALAEKNQVLAFEPPHFGEAATFGGAIAAGLAGPGRISAGNLRDFVLGARILDGKGQGLSFGGKVMKNVAGYDISRLLPGSMGTLSLLLEASVKVLPRPAATTTLRCQIPQEKALRVLNEWAGQPIPLSASCWIGKSGQDGELNIRLAGALAAVKAAIPLMNAAIGAVELDPAVAQTFWTDLREQRLAVFTNLQNNDTLYRLALPAACGQLALENTSGDIVLEWHGQQRWIQAPSDDATFASLKAVAHAHGGHATRFKQGSNVDPSNQRFTLLSEQAHSTALEAVQARLRAAFDPAGVFATSRLP, encoded by the coding sequence ATGCCAACAACTAACAATATGCATATTGATTTATTTCGCGAACAAATTCTGGCGGCGGCCAAAGACAAAACGCCTTTATCGATTGAAGGCGGTGGCACGAAGTCTTGGTACGGCAATCCGAATTCCTATCCCAAGTTAGATACACGTCCCTACTCTGGCATCCTAGAGTATCAACCTGAAGAACTCGTCATTACAGCTTGTGCAGGCACTCCGTTAAAGGAAATTGAAGCAGCTCTAGCCGAGAAGAATCAGGTGCTCGCATTTGAGCCTCCCCACTTCGGTGAGGCCGCTACCTTTGGTGGAGCGATTGCTGCAGGCTTAGCGGGTCCAGGCCGCATTAGCGCTGGTAACTTACGTGACTTTGTTCTAGGCGCACGCATCCTGGATGGTAAAGGTCAGGGCTTATCGTTTGGCGGCAAGGTCATGAAGAACGTTGCTGGCTATGATATTTCACGTTTATTGCCTGGATCCATGGGAACCTTATCGCTGTTACTCGAGGCTTCTGTAAAAGTATTACCAAGGCCAGCAGCGACTACAACTCTGCGCTGCCAGATCCCCCAAGAAAAAGCCTTACGGGTTTTAAATGAATGGGCCGGGCAACCAATACCACTATCAGCAAGTTGCTGGATTGGTAAATCAGGACAAGATGGTGAGCTGAATATTCGTTTAGCAGGGGCGCTTGCAGCAGTTAAAGCTGCTATTCCTCTAATGAATGCCGCTATTGGTGCTGTTGAATTAGATCCAGCAGTTGCGCAGACGTTTTGGACTGACTTACGCGAACAGCGCTTAGCTGTTTTCACAAACCTACAGAACAATGACACGCTCTATCGTTTAGCCCTGCCAGCTGCCTGTGGACAATTGGCTCTTGAAAATACGAGTGGGGACATTGTTTTGGAGTGGCATGGTCAGCAGCGCTGGATTCAAGCACCTAGTGATGATGCAACTTTTGCATCCCTCAAAGCTGTAGCCCATGCCCATGGCGGACATGCAACTCGGTTTAAACAAGGAAGCAATGTTGACCCAAGCAATCAACGATTTACCCTTCTGAGTGAACAAGCGCACTCAACTGCTTTAGAGGCAGTACAAGCACGCCTAAGAGCCGCCTTTGATCCAGCAGGCGTATTTGCTACTTCACGCCTTCCTTAA
- the glcF gene encoding glycolate oxidase iron-sulfur subunit, translating to MQTQLAPQFANTPEGIEAARILGKCVHCGFCTATCPTYQILGDELDGPRGRIYLIKQMAEGQVPTEKTRMHLDRCLTCRNCESTCPSGVQYGNLVDIGRKWAEENTHERPFGQRLTRWALKEGLTSPKLFNSAMAIGRLVRPLMPNGIQRKIPEVKNKALTGNTDPYARPQASHSRKMLLLEGCVQPGMLPNINSATARVLDALKIQLISAPNATCCGALRYHLNDQAGGLDNAKQNIDAWWPQVEQGVEAIVMTASGCGVMVKDYGHLFASDPQYAAKAKVISDLTKDISEILPALQEELIAIVGTDPKSGVVYHPPCTLQHGQQIRGKVEGLLTSIGIGVRLCADSHLCCGSAGTYSVTQPELSERLRNNKLAHLNTACEESGAKVIVSGNIGCITHLQQDDTPVLHWIEIVDQLISQQGQSKQ from the coding sequence ATGCAAACTCAACTCGCCCCCCAATTCGCTAATACCCCTGAGGGTATTGAGGCTGCCAGAATTCTTGGTAAATGCGTGCACTGCGGCTTCTGCACCGCTACTTGTCCTACTTATCAAATTTTGGGTGATGAACTCGATGGCCCACGTGGTCGTATCTATCTCATCAAACAAATGGCTGAGGGGCAAGTACCAACTGAAAAAACGCGGATGCATTTAGACCGCTGCCTAACTTGCCGCAATTGCGAAAGCACTTGTCCAAGCGGCGTGCAATACGGCAACCTGGTAGATATTGGTCGCAAGTGGGCAGAAGAAAACACCCACGAGCGCCCCTTTGGTCAGCGCCTAACCCGCTGGGCTCTCAAAGAAGGCTTAACGAGCCCTAAATTATTTAATTCCGCAATGGCGATTGGTCGCTTAGTTCGCCCACTGATGCCGAATGGTATCCAGCGCAAGATTCCCGAAGTTAAAAATAAAGCCTTAACTGGCAATACCGATCCATATGCAAGGCCCCAGGCTAGCCACTCTCGCAAGATGCTATTACTCGAGGGATGCGTTCAACCTGGCATGCTGCCAAATATCAACTCAGCAACGGCACGTGTTTTAGATGCACTCAAGATTCAATTGATCAGTGCGCCAAACGCTACCTGCTGTGGCGCATTGCGCTACCACCTAAATGATCAAGCTGGCGGCCTTGATAATGCCAAGCAGAATATTGATGCCTGGTGGCCGCAAGTTGAACAAGGCGTTGAAGCTATTGTCATGACTGCTTCTGGTTGCGGCGTAATGGTCAAAGACTATGGGCATCTATTTGCAAGCGATCCACAATATGCTGCCAAGGCAAAGGTAATCTCTGATCTCACCAAAGATATTTCAGAAATACTGCCCGCACTTCAGGAAGAGCTCATTGCAATAGTGGGCACCGATCCCAAATCTGGCGTGGTGTATCACCCTCCATGCACACTGCAACATGGACAACAAATTCGCGGGAAAGTCGAAGGTCTTCTAACTAGCATTGGTATTGGCGTGCGCTTATGTGCTGATAGCCACCTCTGCTGCGGTTCTGCAGGCACCTATTCCGTAACCCAGCCTGAACTCTCAGAGCGGTTACGCAATAACAAACTGGCTCATCTCAATACTGCTTGCGAAGAGTCTGGTGCAAAAGTGATTGTTTCTGGAAACATTGGCTGCATCACCCACTTACAGCAAGATGACACTCCAGTGCTGCATTGGATTGAGATTGTTGATCAACTCATCAGCCAACAAGGCCAAAGCAAACAATGA
- a CDS encoding alanine racemase domain-containing protein: MSQVTTNLMLVKQRLELAALAAKREPEDIQLLAVSKTFPAIAVEEAMHAGQTAFGENYVQEGVEKIQQLAKLRPWLEWHFIGPLQSNKTRDVAEHFDWVHSIDRLKIAERLSTQRGEFHEAGDLQVCVQINVSEEESKSGLALDEVEALCNAIAKLPHLALRGLMAIPAPTDDVSQQHRAFAAIRECFVGIKAKHSNDLGYDFFDTLSMGMSDDMEAAIAEGSTMVRIGSAIFGKRDKIKA, from the coding sequence ATGAGTCAAGTAACTACCAACCTCATGTTGGTAAAGCAAAGGTTAGAGTTAGCAGCGCTAGCAGCCAAACGTGAGCCGGAAGATATTCAACTACTTGCGGTGAGTAAAACTTTTCCAGCAATAGCAGTTGAGGAAGCCATGCATGCTGGTCAAACTGCCTTTGGTGAGAACTATGTCCAAGAAGGCGTTGAGAAAATTCAACAGCTTGCCAAATTACGCCCTTGGCTAGAGTGGCACTTCATTGGGCCACTGCAAAGCAATAAGACACGCGATGTCGCAGAACATTTTGACTGGGTACACAGTATTGATCGCCTCAAAATTGCCGAGCGTCTTTCAACTCAGCGCGGAGAATTCCATGAAGCAGGAGATCTACAAGTTTGCGTTCAAATTAACGTCAGTGAAGAAGAATCCAAAAGTGGTTTAGCGCTCGATGAAGTGGAGGCACTTTGCAATGCAATCGCCAAACTACCCCATCTTGCACTTCGCGGACTCATGGCCATCCCCGCGCCCACCGATGATGTGAGTCAACAGCACCGAGCCTTTGCTGCGATCAGAGAATGCTTTGTCGGGATTAAAGCAAAACACAGCAATGATCTTGGGTATGACTTCTTCGATACCCTCTCTATGGGCATGTCAGATGATATGGAGGCTGCAATCGCTGAGGGTAGCACCATGGTTCGTATAGGAAGCGCTATTTTCGGGAAGCGCGATAAGATAAAAGCATGA